From the Euphorbia lathyris chromosome 6, ddEupLath1.1, whole genome shotgun sequence genome, one window contains:
- the LOC136234058 gene encoding uncharacterized protein isoform X2: protein MAMTLIQQQPFFSFVADCNEALGHSITFGRFISDSYSFASASASASDKWSTSSHVEEAQRLCRPGSVAQKRALFEAHTAAPKTDDPQVGAQGSDCTVDVTSLTAVEEEIVAAVEEIVAAVEEEDIVAAVEEEDIAAVEEEEIVAEEEGIVAVEEDIVVIEEEIVAAFEEEEIVAAVEEEDIVTIEDEEIVAAVQEEEEIVVVECSSQILKEQPISKKPPKSMNFRKIKRIIRKIDNFRAQLQTTLKGKAEAELKKLSQSLCFKARPPPYVLQTNQMEKVPNMVQATAQPPQRSSFKNGGSKHATRKNNENTQLQSKYSK from the exons ATGGCTATGACTCTCATTCAACAGCAACCCTTTTTCTCTTTCGTTGCAGACTGCAATGAG gCTCTTGGACACTCCATCACTTTTGGAAGGTTCATATCCGACTCTTACTCTTTTGCATCTGCTTCTGCTTCTGCTTCGGACAAATGGTCCACTTCTTCTCATGTTGAAGAGGCTCAGAGATTATGTCGACCTGGCTCTGTAGCGCAGAAAAGAGCCCTTTTTGAAGCACACACTGCTGCACCCAAGACTGATGATCCTCAAGTTGGAGCACAAGGATCTGACTGCACAGTTGATGTCACTTCACTTACTGCTGTTGAGGAGGAAATAGTTGCTGCTGTTGAGGAGATAGTTGCTGCGGTTGAGGAGGAGGATATAGTTGCTGCGGTTGAGGAGGAGGACATAGCTGCTGTTGAGGAGGAGGAGATAGTTGCTGAGGAGGAGGGCATAGTTGCTGTTGAGGAGGACATAGTTGTTATTGAGGAGGAGATAGTTGCTGCatttgaggaggaggagataGTTGCTGCGGTTGAGGAGGAGGACATAGTTACTATTGAGGATGAGGAAATAGTTGCTGCGGTTCAGGAGGAGGAGGAAATAGTTGTTGTTGAATGTTCAAGCCAGATCCTGAAAGAACAACCAATCAGCAAGAAGCCCCCAAAGTCAATGAATTTCAGGAAGATTAAAAGAATTATCAGGAAGATTGACAATTTTAGAGCGCAGCTACAAACAACACTCAAG GGGAAAGCTGAAGCAGAGCTTAAAAAACTAAGTCAAAGCCTTTGCTTCAAGGCCAGGCCGCCACCCTATGTTTTACAAACAAATCAGATGGAGAAG GTTCCTAACATGGTCCAGGCCACTGCTCAACCACCTCAGAGGTCTTCATTCAAGAATGGTGGATCGAAGCATGCCACGAGGAAAAATAACGAAAATACACAACTCCAATCAAAATATTCCAAATGA
- the LOC136234058 gene encoding uncharacterized protein isoform X1, producing the protein MAMTLIQQQPFFSFVADCNEALGHSITFGRFISDSYSFASASASASDKWSTSSHVEEAQRLCRPGSVAQKRALFEAHTAAPKTDDPQVGAQGSDCTVDVTSLTAVEEEIVAAVEEIVAAVEEEDIVAAVEEEDIAAVEEEEIVAEEEGIVAVEEDIVVIEEEIVAAFEEEEIVAAVEEEDIVTIEDEEIVAAVQEEEEIVVVECSSQILKEQPISKKPPKSMNFRKIKRIIRKIDNFRAQLQTTLKGKAEAELKKLSQSLCFKARPPPYVLQTNQMEKVIFYTNISLILLSVSLISFTMFVSPVSIRFLTWSRPLLNHLRGLHSRMVDRSMPRGKITKIHNSNQNIPNE; encoded by the exons ATGGCTATGACTCTCATTCAACAGCAACCCTTTTTCTCTTTCGTTGCAGACTGCAATGAG gCTCTTGGACACTCCATCACTTTTGGAAGGTTCATATCCGACTCTTACTCTTTTGCATCTGCTTCTGCTTCTGCTTCGGACAAATGGTCCACTTCTTCTCATGTTGAAGAGGCTCAGAGATTATGTCGACCTGGCTCTGTAGCGCAGAAAAGAGCCCTTTTTGAAGCACACACTGCTGCACCCAAGACTGATGATCCTCAAGTTGGAGCACAAGGATCTGACTGCACAGTTGATGTCACTTCACTTACTGCTGTTGAGGAGGAAATAGTTGCTGCTGTTGAGGAGATAGTTGCTGCGGTTGAGGAGGAGGATATAGTTGCTGCGGTTGAGGAGGAGGACATAGCTGCTGTTGAGGAGGAGGAGATAGTTGCTGAGGAGGAGGGCATAGTTGCTGTTGAGGAGGACATAGTTGTTATTGAGGAGGAGATAGTTGCTGCatttgaggaggaggagataGTTGCTGCGGTTGAGGAGGAGGACATAGTTACTATTGAGGATGAGGAAATAGTTGCTGCGGTTCAGGAGGAGGAGGAAATAGTTGTTGTTGAATGTTCAAGCCAGATCCTGAAAGAACAACCAATCAGCAAGAAGCCCCCAAAGTCAATGAATTTCAGGAAGATTAAAAGAATTATCAGGAAGATTGACAATTTTAGAGCGCAGCTACAAACAACACTCAAG GGGAAAGCTGAAGCAGAGCTTAAAAAACTAAGTCAAAGCCTTTGCTTCAAGGCCAGGCCGCCACCCTATGTTTTACAAACAAATCAGATGGAGAAGGTAATATTTTATACTAATATTTCACTCATACTTCTATCTGTCTCCTTAATTTCTTTCACAATGTTTGTTTCCCCGGTTTCTATCAGGTTCCTAACATGGTCCAGGCCACTGCTCAACCACCTCAGAGGTCTTCATTCAAGAATGGTGGATCGAAGCATGCCACGAGGAAAAATAACGAAAATACACAACTCCAATCAAAATATTCCAAATGAATGA
- the LOC136233422 gene encoding small ribosomal subunit protein eS12-like, with the protein MSGEEGAVAVPVEVTPQAQPLGEPMDLMSALQLVLRKSLAHGGLSRGLHEGAKVIEKHAAQLCVLAEDCNQPDYIKLVKGLCADHGVGLLTVPSAKTLGEWAGLCKIDSEGKARKVVGCSCVVVKDYGEESEGLNVVQQHIKAN; encoded by the exons ATGTCAGG TGAAGAAGGTGCCGTTGCCGTTCCTGTTGAGGTAACTCCACAGGCTCAGCCTCTGGGGGAGCCTATGGATTTGATGAGTGCATTGCAATTAGTTTTGAGAAAATCTCTGGCTCATGGTGGGCTTAGTCGAGGTCTTCATGAGGGCGCAAAAGTGATTGAAAAACATGCTGCTCAGCTTTGCGTGTTGGCTGAGGATTGTAATCAGCCTGATTATATTAAACTTGTCAAAGGACTTTGTGCTGATCATGGTGTTGGCCTCTTGACTGTTCCCAGCGCTAAAACCCTTGGCGAATGGGCTGGT TTGTGCAAGATCGATTCGGAGGGCAAGGCTAGGAAAGTGGTCGGTTGCTCTTGCGTCGTCGTTAAG GATTACGGTGAGGAAAGTGAAGGTCTTAATGTGGTTCAACAGCACATCAAGGCAAACTGA